The following DNA comes from Pleuronectes platessa chromosome 9, fPlePla1.1, whole genome shotgun sequence.
TATTAAGCAATGTATGAAAGAATAATATAATTCAAATCATTAAATAATTTTCAAACTCACAGAAGTCACACCtgaacagacaaagaaaaattgttttattttattaaattcacCTGACTGTATTGCAGGGTAAGTGTTTTCTAACTTCAGTCTGCACCATAGAAGAAGCTTTgcacacaacaataacaaagaaacagtatattatagaacagtttgaggaggactcactaatgacatgtATTAATTCTGAAGTCGCTCCAGAGCATCAGCCCAGGCCAAGAGAACAGCCATTCTAAACAAATAATAtgttaccctaaaaccaagtgaTTGACCCAAGTATTTTTAAGGTGAAAAGTTGCTTCACATTCTTCAGCTCATTGCATACCATATTTATATGCTATAAATACCTGGAGAGGTCTTCTACTTAAGCTTTCATGCACTGTTGAGTCAATTAGCTGGTTCTTTTGTGTGAGCGCATACATCTATGAATGTAATGAACCTCAGAGACCGTCCTTGAGAGACCAACCACTGGCCTGAACTCTGGTCTCCTCCCCTTCTTCCTtgccttcctcctctgctcctctgatccACAGACTTACGGAAAAATGGAAGAAGTGCAGTAGGCAGAGTGGTTGGGGGCTGTAAGGAGGGGGAGATCAAACACATGGCATCTAAAAAGAGAGGCAGAAATCCAATtagggaaagaagaagaaggaaatgtATGCAATCAGATGATTTCCCCCACCAAAGGCAACTGTATAACAGGCTCTAAGACTCGTTGTTTATGCATCACAGGAAAGAAGTTAAACTCAGTAGAGAGGGAAACAGACTGCAGCAGGAAAGGAGAGATGGGTCCATGGATAATTGAGTTGTAAACTAAATGAACGTTACTTTTAGTTCGGAGTAATAAAGCATATTGTTTCACTTGTTATAATTAATGTTCTCTTACCCCTACATCACCCCAAATAACGAGAAAGATAATGTTATTTAAGTCAATTTGACAGGAGCATTATCAAGATAATAATAAACTTACTAATGAAGATTAATTGATGTAATTGATTACATTAAATCCAAACTAGGCTGTAATGTACACTACAATACCCAGCCATGTGAGCAGCAACCTTAATGATCTATGACAATGGCATCATCCTGATTCCCTCAACTAAAAGTAAATGTGATTTTTACGCTGAGCTTTGCATTATCAAAAATCAAGCTCTGTGAAAAACAACAGTTCATGACCAAAGGTTTGTTCAGCAAAAACCTCTTTACAATGCCATTTTTATGATTCATGATACATCATCCCAGGTCAAAAGTTAACATTATAATGTGTATAAATGAGCCACATCAAAGTAACATTATAATGTGTATAAATGAGCCACATCAAAGGAACATGACTTTAAAGCCATTACCACAGAGTTTCGAACTTCTAATTGGTTACCATATTTACCTTTTCTAAAAAAGCCTCTTCTCATCAAAGGTTGGTAATAGTTTGGAAGCATGCAAGTGTGGCATTCGACGTTAAAGGCTTCAAtaagatgaagttttagttgaactagtgacaaattgccagcaacgccaccccaggaatttcacctggagagttagattaaccttaaagttaaagcacacaagttcattactaatgaaagcttgagactgggtccaacatacaatttcaattccttttaattaatatatacaatctttaaacatgacttcgcataaaatatgttcacccaaccacactaaagcgaacacacatacacacacacacaacacaaaatacaaataagggagggcaaataaactcaataaatgcaaacaaaagaaaactaacaaagaaattaaatcaaaagtaatggagatttatccaaactgataaatccaaataaataggtaaagcaattaagccaaaccaaaataactaagaaaacgaattaaaccaaaaacatgcaaagcaaaccacaaaacacaaataatatcatcaataagatcagttagaagtcggttaactgaatagattaagatgagactgaggatgaggcagcagtcaccatactcgatggtaggtacagcacagtaggagatgcagagtaggatggatgtgttggctatataagccagtgggcaaaacagcagccggccaacagcagcgtgaagagaggggggaaaaacgtgctggcagaaaccgcccacacacacgtcaaccctgccatagaaaaatacatttgttctagaagctgaacaacaactgtggtaacttgagttaacgtcatcttatccacataccgtcaggagttgaatgaacatcaaaggggaggaaggggatcgcttgcatcgagcagcacaattacgtgcaactcgatcgatcagctgatcgctccccgctgcaaccggcagaggaggaaaacactcgcatgccctacaattggggccgatacgggagaaggaagacccggaactgcctgagggatggaagccagtgttgaggacttgtgcaaagtttagaaggtacacagacgcaaacaactactacataccaaacaacggcgagctgcacgacccagctaacaaaaggcgaccaggtgaggtggccaggtgcggtgataacaggaggcggggcagtctggagctccaaggcaagagggctcccagtgcacaaccactcacctttatagacagcgcaaccaaccgtgatgggccggtactgcagcactaattaaaggcccatcctgctacatTCTACCCCCATCGACTTCATCGTCGTCCCGACGATGGAACAACTGATCCAGAGGATCACCCAACTAACTCCACGGCCTAAAGAGCGCAGTAACGGCATTTGACACTGGACCAGGGGGATTTGCAGCCCCAAATGCCAAGTTCCCTACAGGTCGCGGAAGGTGATAGAGGTTTAGGTGCTGGCCAGCCATCGACCTGGCTGACCGGCGTACTTCACTTTCACCAGCATAACTGGTGGATGGAACGGCCAGGGAAACGGAGGGTGGATCTGCCACTGCAGTAGAGGGAGCGCTTGACGACTCTAACCCAGCAGAGTCAGGTGGTGGGAGCAGCAACCGAGGGGTGGTTTGAGTCACCACGGCTGTGCGAGCAGGGGCAGCAACAGGGGTCTCCGGCCCCAACATAAACAAGTCTCCGTCAAACGGCAACTCATCCTCTGACCGAGGCCGGTCAAGAGGGGGTGGACAATGGGGCAATGCACTACCCTGAGGGGCAGCTCCAGCAACGGCTTTCAACAGTGTTCGATGGACCTGCCGAACTTTGGTCTGGTCGTCCATCGGTGCGATGGTGTACACTGGACCACCTTCTCGGGGTGCCTTTACGACTCGGTACACCACAGGGCCCCACAGATCTTGTATCTTGTGGCGCCCCCTTGCACTATGATCGCGCAGCCACACCAACTGCCCCACCTTTAGTGGGTCATCCCGAACCTGATTATCATGATTCCTCCTCCTGCGCTCTGCCGCCACCTTCAACCTTTCCCGGGCCCCGTCAAAGGCAAGCTGGAGCCGGTTTTGATGTTCTTGGATCCACTCATGGACCTCGCCACCCACAGGGTCTGAGACTCTACCCAAGAGAAAATCAACCGGCAGCCTGGGTTCTTGCCCGAACATCAGGTAGAATGGAGACTCGCCGGTGGACTGATGGGGAGTGGTGTTATACGAGTAGAGCACCTGTGGCAGGCAAGAGTGCCAATCTCTTTTCCGAGATGCAGGAAAGGCACGCAATAAGTTGTGGAGAGTGCGATTAAAGCGTTCGCATTGGCCGTTGCCGGCGGGATGGTATGGAGTGGTGCGAGATTTTTCAACACCGTAAAGtacacagagctgttgaatGAGGGAACTTTCAAAGTTGCGGCCCTGATCAGAATGGATACGGGCAGGAACGCCAAACTTATAAAACCACTCAGAGACCAAAGTCTGAGCAACAACTGGGGCTCGTTGATCTCGGGTAGGAACAGCCAAGGTGTATTTACTGAAAACGTCTGTCATGACTAAGACATTCTCCAACCCGTTGTGGCTGGGTTCCAGCAAGGTAAAATCAATGGCCAAGATTTCATTGGGACGCGAAGCCAACAAATGCCCCATGAAACTGGGAGGCGGTCTGGGTGTGTCCTTAGCAACTTGacacctctcacactctctgcacCACTGTGCCACCTCTGAGGACATACCTGGCCAGTAGCACCTTTGCCGCACTAGCTCCAATGTCCTCTCCACACCCTGATGCCCATGCCCTTGATGAACCTGAGACAGCACCTCTTGCTTTAACGTGGCAGGCAGCAGAAGCTGAAGCACCGCTTCGGCGCCATCAGGACGGAAGATGCGCCGGAAGAGAACACCCTCCTGCTCAACCAGCCGGTTCCACTGACCTATAATGGTCCGTGCAGGAGGAGACAAGTGTTTCCGCTCCTGATAATTGGGAGTCTGCTGCCGCCCCCAGAATGCTAAAACCTCCTGAAGGACAGGATCAGCTTGTTGAAGTGCCTGGAGGTCAGAAGGTGCATGATGGGGCAAAGCAGCAATAGCAGCTTGATTGGCGGGAGTGGTTTCACGCTGCAGGACCTGCCGCAAGGGCTCAGGAACTGAGGTACCAGGAAACATCTCCTCTAGGTTATTTGGCCCAGGTGGATGCTTCCGAGATAAAGCGTCAGCATTTTTATTACTCCTCCCAGAGCGGtactttatttcaaaatcaaaagcTGCCAATTGTGCTGCCCAACGCTGTTCGGTGGCACCGAGTTTGGCAGAAAACAAGTGACTGAGGGGATTATTGTCGGTGTACACAATGCATTTATAACCAAGCAAGTACTCCCGGAATTTTTCTGACATAGCCCACTTGAGAGCTAAAAACTCCAATTTCATGGAGCTGTAGTTCGACATATTTCGCTCTGTGGGCCTCAACCCCCTGCTAGCATAAGCTATAGGTCTGACCTTCCCATTCTGTTCCTGGGAGAGCACAGCTCCAAGGCCACCATAGCTCGCATCAACCTCCAGGATGAACGGTAAGGAGAAGTCGGCGTAGGCGAGCAGAGGTGCAGTGGTAAGTTTGGTCTTCAACGCTTCAAAATTGCGATGGCACTCATCCGACCAATGCTCCGCCACTATTCGCACCACACCCCTAGACTTCCTACCAGCTAGTTCTGCTACCAGCTTGTGTAGAGGGGCCGCCAACTTGGCAAACCCCTCCACAAAGCGGCGGTAATAGCTGGCGAAACCAAGGAATGAGCGTAGGTCAGCGATGGTGGTGGGAGGCTGCCAGTTGGCAACTACCTCTTGCTTGCTGGGATCGGTGGAGACTCCCTGATCAGAGACCACATGGCCCAAGTACCGCACCTCCGGCTGGAAGAACGCGCATTTGCTTAGCTTAGCCTTCAGGCCTTGTTCCTGCAACCGTCCCAGTACAATCTCCAGCCGCTCCAGGTGTTGTTCCACCGTGGAAGAGAAGACTATGATGTCATCCAGATACAGGAGCAACGATTGACATTGTTGGTCACCGAACATTCGCTGCATCAGCCTCTGGAAAGTGCTGGGGGCGTTGCAAAGCCCAAAGGGCATGCGGTTCCATTCGAATAAGCCGAATGGGGTGCAAAAGGCGGTTTTGGGCCTGTCTGCTTCTGTGACCGGGACCTGGTTGTACCCGCTGGCCAAGTCAAGAGTAGAGAACCAGCGGGCACCTGTCAGGGCGTCCAAAGATTCCTCGATGCGTGGAAGGGGAAAAGCATCCTTCCGCGTTTTGTTGTTAAGCTGGCGGTAGTCCACGCACATGCGTAAACTGCcgtctttctttttcacaagGACAATTGGGGAAGCATAAGGACTGCTACTCTCTctgatgatttgattttcaAGCAGTTGGTTAATATGCTCCTTAACCACCTCGTACTCGGACGGCGGGATGCGCCTATGGCGTTGCCTGACAGGCACTTTGTCTAAGAGCGGGATGTCATGGCTGATCAGGTTGGTGCATCCCAGATCTCCCTCAtgggaggaaaagacagagctgTACTGCCTAAGAAGGGACTGAACCTTACCCTGATCTTCAGTTGGTAAGGCTGACAAGTCCAGAGCCCCAATTCGATCTGGCACGACTTCAGACGTGGCCTGGGAAGCCACGGTGGCGACTTCTGTTGGGGTCTCGGtgactcctgcaggcatgctgaCAACCCGGACTTCATCCAAGGTGCCCACCACAGTGCGAGGGTACAGCAAAACACTAGTGGAGCCAACATTTACGATCGGGATGTACGCAGTGCCTCGTACTACCCGAACCAAAGCAGGTGAAGCAAGCAGCCCAGCAGGTAGGCCAGACTCCGAAGGCTCAAACAACACCCTAGTACCCGAGTACTGCTCGGAGCATGTTGCTGTAACTATTGTCATCGTACCACCATGGATGCGGCATGCCTTCCCACCCCGAACCTTGACCTGGCCTGCTGCGTGCTGAGGGGCTTGCCTGCTGGCCTGATGACACTTCTGTAGTGCCTGCGTAACTGTCTCTGGTGCATCTGATACAGAGAGCGAATTGAACAAAGCCAGACCATGCTGTCCAAAGAGCACCTGATAACATCGATGAATAATGTTCATCCCCAGAATACCCGGAACCTGAGCAGACACCGCTCCCGGAGGATCTTTCACCACCAAAACCCCACACCGCGGCACCGAAGTGCCACAGAGCTCGACATCTAACTCCAGGTAGCCAACATAGGGGATGTCTAACCCATTGGCTGCTCTGAGCTTCAGCCAATTACAAGCTTGTAGCCTCTCATGCCCCCAAGGCTGGAAGTGTTGCAGGAAAAAGCTTTCTGTAACTGTAGACACCATGGAACCGGTGTCTACCAAGCAAAGAACCTGAGCTCCACCCATGTCCACGGCAACATGGGGGCAAGACGACATCAGCTCAAGAACTTCCTCCGAGCCAGTGGCTACCCCCCCCGAACTGTGGCTCTGCAGTTCGGCGGGTGCTAGTTTTCCGGCTCCTGGGCCTGATGAAAATGCCCGTTAGACGGTTGACGACCAGGCAAAGAAGACTGTGTGCGAGCAGAAACCCGAACGCCATCACAATCGCTTGCGTAGTGACCTGGCTGTTGGCAGCGCCGGCATATAACAGGGCCACGACGAGGTGGAGGGCGGCGCAGATGAGAGGGCTGAAATGTGGCGATGCTCTGGGTAAGTTGGTTCAGCTGTTCTTGCTGCAACCTTAACATCTCTCTCATCTCCACCATTTCCTGTCCCTGAGGTGAAGTGGTTGCTCCCTGGGAGCCACTCTGTACCCCGTACTGGAGACCAAAAGCTGACGGGACGGAATGACTCCGACCCCTCCCGCCCCCAGGGAAACCCTCCCGCTCCCACCGGATCGCCTCACCCCGTACATCAAGTAAAGTAGCAGTAGCCTGCCTCCTGACCAACTGCTTCAGCTCGCGACGCAAGGCACCGTCCAAAACATGCTCGACAAATTGGTCGCGCAGCAAAACGTCTGCATTCGTCATCCCACCAGGTGCACTTCCTTTCACCGACGCCATCAAGCTCAACAACGCGAGGGAGAACTCATGCAGTGTCTCCCCTTCTTGTTGCCGTCGGGAGAAGAACGCCTCCTGTAAGGCTACATAAGACTTTGAGCACCCATACAGTTCCTGTAATACAGAGATGATTTTAGCTGAGTCTTCCCTCTCCACAACAGACCGATATTTGATCTCCTCTCGAGCCTCACCCTCAAGAtgatcaaacaagaaaaaggctTGCTCAGATGTGGATAAGTGACGCGCCCGCATGCAGGCTTGAACCTCCTCAAGCCACTCATTCAACCCCATCCCTGATTTTCCCCTGAACATAGGACACTTTCTATCCCTTGGCACAAAAACCAGCCTCTCTGCTATGGGGTTCCTAGTAGTAACAGGGGCCACAGGTGGCACAGAAGAAGTGGAGGATTCCGAAGTAGGATCAGGCACGGCCACAGCCTGCTCCTGCCGCAACCTCTCATTGTCCACCTTTAACTGCGCCACCAGCTCCCTcaactcctgcagctctacatccaTAACTAACACTACAGTCAGACTAGAACACAACAACCCCACAACTGGATCCTCACCGGGACTCTGCGGACCACGAAAGGCCAAGCTGCTGTTTTGCCTCTGAACACAATTCAAAACCTCTACATCAAATATGTACCCTGGGgactattaaaataaacaaaacaaattatataaaggAACTGGACCACACGTCTCTGCTTTCCAAAAGTAaagatcctgccaacaacgccaAATGTGGCATTCGACGTTAAAGGCTTCAAtaagatgaagttttagttgaactagtgacaaattgccagcaacgccaccccaggaatttcacctggagagttagattaaccttaaagttaaagcacacaagttcattactaatgaaagcttgagactgggtccaacatacaatttcaattccttttaattaatatatacaatctttaaacatgacttcgcataaaatatgttcacccaaccacactaaagcgaacacacatacacacacacacaacacaaaatacaaataagggagggcaaataaactcaataaatgcaaacaaaagaaaactaacaaagaaattaaatcaaaagtaatggagatttatccaaactgataaatccaaataaataggtaaagcaattaagccaaaccaaaataactaagaaaacgaattaaaccaaaaacatgcaaagcaaaccacaaaacacaaataatatcatcaataagatcagttagaagtcggttaactgaatagattaagatgagactgaggatgaggcagcagtcaccatactcgatggtaggtacagcacagtaggagatgcagagtaggatggatgtgttggctatataagccagtgggcaaaacagcagccggccaacagcagcgtgaagagggggggggaaaacgtgctggcagaaaccgcccacacacacgtcaaccctgccatagaaaaatacatttgttctagaagctgaacaacaactgtggtaacttgagttaacgtcatcttatccacataccgtcaggagttgaatgaacatcaaaggggaggaaggggatcgcttgcatcgagcagcacaattacgtgcaactcgatcgatcagctgatcgctccccgctgcaaccggcagaggaggaaaacactcgcatgccctacaattgg
Coding sequences within:
- the LOC128448069 gene encoding uncharacterized protein LOC128448069 — translated: MDVELQELRELVAQLKVDNERLRQEQAVAVPDPTSESSTSSVPPVAPVTTRNPIAERLVFVPRDRKCPMFRGKSGMGLNEWLEEVQACMRARHLSTSEQAFFLFDHLEGEAREEIKYRSVVEREDSAKIISVLQELYGCSKSYVALQEAFFSRRQQEGETLHEFSLALLSLMASVKGSAPGGMTNADVLLRDQFVEHVLDGALRRELKQLVRRQATATLLDVRGEAIRWEREGFPGGGRGRSHSVPSAFGLQYGVQSGSQGATTSPQGQEMVEMREMLRLQQEQLNQLTQSIATFQPSHLRRPPPRRGPVICRRCQQPGPGAGKLAPAELQSHSSGGVATGSEEVLELMSSCPHVAVDMGGAQVLCLVDTGSMVSTVTESFFLQHFQPWGHERLQACNWLKLRAANGLDIPYVGYLELDVELCGTSVPRCGVLVVKDPPGAVSAQVPGILGMNIIHRCYQVLFGQHGLALFNSLSVSDAPETVTQALQKCHQASRQAPQHAAGQVKVRGGKACRIHGGTMTIVTATCSEQYSGTRVLFEPSESGLPAGLLASPALVRVVRGTAYIPIVNVGSTSVLLYPRTVVGTLDEVRVVSMPAGVTETPTEVATVASQATSEVVPDRIGALDLSALPTEDQGKVQSLLRQYSSVFSSHEGDLGCTNLISHDIPLLDKVPVRQRHRRIPPSEYEVVKEHINQLLENQIIRESSSPYASPIVLVKKKDGSLRMCVDYRQLNNKTRKDAFPLPRIEESLDALTGARWFSTLDLASGYNQVPVTEADRPKTAFCTPFGLFEWNRMPFGLCNAPSTFQRLMQRMFGDQQCQSLLLYLDDIIVFSSTVEQHLERLEIVLGRLQEQGLKAKLSKCAFFQPEVRYLGHVVSDQGVSTDPSKQEVVANWQPPTTIADLRSFLGFASYYRRFVEGFAKLAAPLHKLVAELAGRKSRGVVRIVAEHWSDECHRNFEALKTKLTTAPLLAYADFSLPFILEVDASYGGLGAVLSQEQNGKVRPIAYASRGLRPTERNMSNYSSMKLEFLALKWAMSEKFREYLLGYKCIVYTDNNPLSHLFSAKLGATEQRWAAQLAAFDFEIKYRSGRSNKNADALSRKHPPGPNNLEEMFPGTSVPEPLRQVLQRETTPANQAAIAALPHHAPSDLQALQQADPVLQEVLAFWGRQQTPNYQERKHLSPPARTIIGQWNRLVEQEGVLFRRIFRPDGAEAVLQLLLPATLKQEVLSQVHQGHGHQGVERTLELVRQRCYWPGMSSEVAQWCRECERCQVAKDTPRPPPSFMGHLLASRPNEILAIDFTLLEPSHNGLENVLVMTDVFSKYTLAVPTRDQRAPVVAQTLVSEWFYKFGVPARIHSDQGRNFESSLIQQLCVLYGVEKSRTTPYHPAGNGQCERFNRTLHNLLRAFPASRKRDWHSCLPQVLYSYNTTPHQSTGESPFYLMFGQEPRLPVDFLLGRVSDPVGGEVHEWIQEHQNRLQLAFDGARERLKVAAERRRRNHDNQVRDDPLKVGQLVWLRDHSARGRHKIQDLWGPVVYRVVKAPREGGPVYTIAPMDDQTKVRQVHRTLLKAVAGAAPQGSALPHCPPPLDRPRSEDELPFDGDLFMLGPETPVAAPARTAVVTQTTPRLLLPPPDSAGLESSSAPSTAVADPPSVSLAVPSTSYAGESEVRRSARSMAGQHLNLYHLPRPVGNLAFGAANPPGPVSNAVTALFRPWS